From Amphritea atlantica, a single genomic window includes:
- a CDS encoding circularly permuted type 2 ATP-grasp protein translates to MERRAAESPDGLQYSPAGSGYDEVYGDQSQIQAHWQYLLDGLKTLGVQGIRDRQLKAERILRDDGATYNSGSPSAATWQLDPVPALISSEEWAGIEAGLQERAELLDLVLKDIYGNRDLIRLGILPPELLYSHGGFLRACDGLSLPGEHQLVMHATDMVRDHTGRMQVIGDRTQAPSGSGYALENRTVMSRVLPSLFRDSHVHRLSLFFQSLRLKLNSLASSITNEQPRIVILTPGSYNETYFEHTYLANYLGFPLVQGSDLRVSKGYLWMKSLGGLERVDVVLRRVDDFYCDPVELKSDSRLGVPGLLEVVRAGRVIVANPMGSGFLENPALLRYLPQIASHFLGREPQLSSVTTYWCGDPQDLTYVIENISRLVIKSCFRKPSDQSVFGSTLDETQRQALIDKIRKEPLKFVAQEYIRPSTAPSWRDNQLLPRPSVLRGYSVATSSSYNVMPGGLTRVGNLADSLNLSNLRGAISKDTWILASEPEKQVSLLEQRPLPAPVKTQMQPRISFPCRVVENLYWMGRYAVRAESALRLLRTVFVQLNSTYHMPAETRKVLLQAVTQLTTTYPGFVVPDESASVQPEAELLSVVLDGKRAGSVTANLNSLLECSDQVREMLSADTQRVINDLRDELNGLADSLKQGLTAAPEEALDPLVTTLLALSGLWQESMVRGLGWRFIDMGLRVEKALQGVSLIRSSLVTVLPEYQQLQVLESILLSSEVLITFRRRDHSGSDMAQGLELLLHDSSNPRSVFYQVDQLRRHLEVLPSAVHGAGLAEEDRCMLEASSAIQLSTLDALVAEDNKTKTRAALDQLLARLQYLLQETSNQISTKYFDQVKVHQQLVRTDWDEEL, encoded by the coding sequence ATGGAAAGACGAGCCGCAGAATCCCCTGATGGGTTGCAGTATTCACCCGCAGGCTCTGGATACGATGAGGTCTATGGCGATCAGTCGCAGATCCAGGCGCATTGGCAATATCTGCTTGACGGACTGAAGACTCTGGGTGTCCAGGGCATTCGTGATCGTCAGCTAAAGGCTGAGCGTATTCTGCGTGATGATGGCGCGACCTATAACAGCGGCTCGCCATCGGCTGCCACCTGGCAACTCGATCCGGTACCCGCCCTTATCTCCAGTGAAGAGTGGGCCGGTATTGAAGCGGGTCTGCAGGAGCGTGCCGAGCTGTTGGATCTGGTACTCAAGGATATCTATGGTAACCGTGACCTGATTCGTCTTGGCATCTTACCGCCAGAGTTGCTTTACAGTCATGGCGGCTTTCTGCGTGCCTGTGACGGGCTGTCCCTGCCGGGAGAGCATCAGTTGGTGATGCATGCCACCGATATGGTGCGTGATCATACCGGGCGTATGCAGGTGATTGGTGATCGTACCCAGGCACCCAGTGGTTCCGGTTATGCGCTGGAGAACCGCACAGTGATGTCCCGGGTGCTGCCATCGCTGTTCCGTGACAGTCATGTGCACCGGCTATCACTGTTCTTCCAGTCGTTACGCCTGAAGCTTAACAGTCTGGCCAGTTCGATTACCAATGAGCAACCGCGAATCGTTATTCTGACGCCGGGCTCCTATAACGAAACCTATTTCGAGCATACCTATCTCGCCAACTACCTTGGCTTCCCGCTGGTTCAGGGGAGTGATCTTCGGGTCAGTAAGGGATATCTGTGGATGAAGTCACTGGGAGGGCTGGAGCGGGTTGACGTGGTGCTGCGCCGGGTTGATGATTTTTACTGTGATCCGGTAGAACTTAAAAGTGATTCCCGTCTGGGGGTGCCCGGCTTGCTCGAAGTGGTTCGCGCAGGGCGGGTGATAGTCGCCAACCCGATGGGTTCAGGTTTTTTAGAAAATCCTGCGTTGCTGCGTTATCTGCCGCAGATTGCCAGTCACTTTCTGGGGCGTGAGCCGCAGCTATCGTCGGTAACAACCTACTGGTGCGGAGACCCTCAGGACCTGACCTATGTGATTGAGAATATCAGTCGTCTGGTGATTAAGAGCTGCTTCCGTAAACCGTCTGATCAGAGTGTGTTTGGTTCGACGCTTGATGAGACCCAGCGTCAGGCTCTGATCGATAAGATCCGCAAGGAGCCGTTAAAGTTTGTCGCTCAGGAGTATATTCGCCCCTCCACGGCTCCCTCATGGAGAGATAATCAGTTGTTGCCCCGGCCCTCTGTTCTGCGGGGCTATTCGGTGGCAACCAGCTCCTCTTACAATGTTATGCCGGGCGGACTGACCCGGGTGGGTAATCTGGCTGACAGCCTTAACCTGAGCAATCTCAGAGGGGCGATCAGTAAGGACACCTGGATACTCGCATCTGAGCCTGAAAAACAGGTCTCTTTGCTGGAGCAGCGGCCTCTGCCTGCCCCGGTTAAGACCCAGATGCAGCCGCGGATTTCGTTTCCCTGTCGGGTTGTCGAGAATCTATACTGGATGGGACGCTATGCTGTCCGGGCTGAGTCCGCACTGAGACTGCTCAGAACCGTGTTTGTCCAGCTTAACAGTACCTACCATATGCCTGCTGAGACCCGTAAGGTGCTGCTGCAGGCGGTGACCCAGCTGACCACCACCTACCCAGGTTTTGTCGTCCCTGATGAGTCGGCCTCTGTACAGCCCGAAGCGGAGTTGCTGTCGGTGGTGCTGGATGGCAAGCGCGCCGGTAGTGTTACCGCTAACCTGAACTCGCTGCTGGAGTGCTCGGATCAGGTACGGGAGATGCTGTCAGCGGATACCCAGAGGGTGATTAATGATCTTCGGGATGAACTGAATGGTCTGGCCGATTCCCTTAAGCAGGGACTGACTGCCGCCCCTGAAGAAGCACTGGATCCACTGGTCACAACATTGCTGGCGCTGTCCGGATTATGGCAGGAAAGTATGGTGCGGGGCCTGGGATGGCGCTTTATCGATATGGGGCTGCGGGTTGAGAAAGCCCTTCAGGGGGTGTCTCTGATTCGCTCCTCTCTGGTGACTGTATTACCCGAATATCAGCAGTTGCAGGTACTTGAATCAATACTGCTCAGCTCCGAAGTACTGATTACGTTCCGCCGCCGTGATCATTCCGGCAGTGATATGGCGCAGGGACTGGAACTGCTGTTGCATGACAGCAGCAACCCACGCTCAGTGTTTTATCAGGTTGATCAGCTACGCCGACATCTTGAAGTATTACCTTCGGCCGTGCATGGCGCAGGTCTGGCAGAAGAGGATCGCTGCATGCTCGAAGCGTCTTCAGCCATTCAGTTGAGTACACTTGATGCGCTGGTGGCAGAGGATAATAAAACCAAAACCCGCGCTGCGCTTGATCAGTTGCTGGCCCGTTTGCAGTATCTGCTGCAGGAAACATCGAACCAGATTAGTACCAAATACTTTGATCAGGTCAAGGTGCACCAACAACTTGTGCGCACCGATTGGGATGAAGAATTATGA
- a CDS encoding transglutaminase family protein, protein MAIRTAIHHITEYRFDKAVKMSPHTIRLRPAAHSRTPIKAYSLKISPENHFINWQQDPFGNFLARLVFPEKSDHLRVEVEVIADMTVINPFDFFLEEYAEKFPFTYEKELLSELKPYLEIVDDGPLIQEWVRSVPREPMPTNDFLVYLNQRLESAIDYNIRMEPGVQTSEETLELKRGSCRDTAWLLVQVLRHLGLAARFASGYLVQLVADVKALDGPSGTDKDFTDLHAWCEVFIPGAGWIGLDPTSGLFAGEGHIPLACTPSPRSAAPIAGGIDPCEVEFAFSNEVTRIHEDPRVTKPYTEQQWQCIEALGAAVDQQLIDQDVRLTMGGEPTFVSIDDMDGAQWNTEALGEDKLRLAKDLLLRLREKFAPGGLLHYGQGKWYPGEEVPRWALGCFWRTDGQPLWRDSRLLARVDKDYGVTRKTAKKFAQLLAEKAGLPSRRVIPAYEDSLYYLWKEQSLPENVDPRKADLKDDLERKKLAQLLSQDLGKPVGYCLPLGWNYDTQHWRSSPWPLRRDTLTLIPGDSPVGLRLPLNSLPLMTDEELHREHARDPFAPVEALPDAGVSAALASADGSESEPVDKATTPVEVVRTTLCIEPRNGCLYLFLPPLEHLEHYIALIELIEDTAAEFDLPVVIEGYEAPKDERIRCFKVTPDPGVIEVNIHPSDNWRDLSDNTQMLYEEARLSRLGAEKFMLDGRHTGTGGGNHITLGAATAADSPFLRRPDLLRSFVTYWQHHPGLSYLFSGMFIGPTSQAPRVDEGREEMLYELETAFDLMPEGIVDQPWLIDRLMRNLLVDITGNTHRSEFCIDKLYSPGLSSGRQGLLEFRGFEMPPHPQMALVQALLIRCLMARFWQDPYKKPLVRWGTDLHDRFMMPHYVWADIREVVKDLQEHGIPFQQEWLAPFEEFRFPHYGSVNIDDVRIELRWAIEPWHVLGEEVGSFGTARFVDSSVERLQIRVEGLTPDRYVLACNGRRIPLRSTGRQGEFVAAVRYKAWAPQSALHPTIGVHSPLIFDLIDTWNGQTIGGCSYHVVHPGGRSYETFPINAFEAESRRINRFGDTEHTPTPPATTHMPEFSGIREFFANNAPPRAMAPPAEMPTNEYPHTLDLRRQMET, encoded by the coding sequence ATGGCCATACGAACCGCAATCCACCATATTACTGAATATCGCTTCGACAAAGCGGTAAAGATGTCCCCGCACACTATCAGGCTGCGGCCTGCGGCTCACAGCCGGACACCGATTAAAGCGTACTCATTGAAAATAAGTCCGGAAAACCACTTTATTAACTGGCAGCAGGATCCTTTTGGTAATTTCCTGGCCCGCTTGGTGTTCCCTGAAAAGAGTGACCATCTGCGTGTTGAGGTGGAAGTCATCGCCGATATGACGGTGATTAATCCGTTTGATTTCTTCCTCGAAGAGTATGCGGAGAAGTTCCCGTTTACCTATGAAAAGGAGTTGCTCTCCGAGCTCAAACCCTATCTTGAGATCGTTGATGACGGACCGTTAATTCAGGAATGGGTCCGTTCTGTACCCCGTGAACCGATGCCGACCAATGACTTTCTGGTCTATTTGAATCAGCGTCTGGAAAGTGCAATTGATTATAATATCCGCATGGAACCGGGGGTTCAGACCAGCGAAGAAACGCTGGAACTGAAACGCGGTTCCTGCCGGGATACGGCCTGGCTGCTGGTGCAGGTCTTGCGTCACCTGGGACTGGCTGCACGGTTTGCGTCCGGTTATCTGGTACAACTGGTCGCGGATGTTAAAGCGCTGGACGGACCGTCGGGGACGGATAAAGATTTCACCGATTTGCACGCCTGGTGTGAGGTGTTTATTCCGGGTGCTGGCTGGATTGGTCTGGATCCGACCTCCGGGCTGTTTGCCGGTGAGGGACATATTCCACTCGCCTGTACCCCTTCGCCACGCTCTGCTGCGCCGATCGCGGGTGGTATTGATCCCTGCGAAGTGGAATTCGCCTTCAGCAATGAAGTTACCCGGATACATGAAGATCCGCGGGTAACCAAGCCTTATACAGAACAACAGTGGCAATGCATTGAAGCGTTGGGTGCTGCGGTTGATCAGCAGCTGATCGATCAGGATGTGCGTCTGACCATGGGCGGAGAACCGACCTTTGTATCAATCGATGATATGGACGGAGCTCAGTGGAATACTGAAGCACTGGGCGAAGATAAACTCCGGCTGGCAAAAGACCTGTTGCTCCGATTGCGGGAAAAATTTGCGCCTGGCGGGCTACTGCATTATGGCCAGGGTAAATGGTACCCCGGAGAGGAGGTGCCCCGCTGGGCGCTGGGTTGTTTCTGGCGTACCGATGGTCAGCCTCTGTGGCGGGATTCCAGGCTGCTGGCGCGGGTTGACAAAGACTATGGCGTGACCCGCAAAACGGCGAAGAAATTTGCTCAACTGCTGGCCGAAAAAGCGGGCTTACCCTCCCGGCGGGTTATCCCTGCCTATGAAGACTCACTCTACTATCTCTGGAAAGAACAGAGCCTGCCGGAAAATGTTGATCCGCGTAAAGCTGACCTGAAAGATGATCTGGAACGTAAGAAACTGGCGCAACTGCTGTCGCAGGATCTGGGCAAGCCAGTTGGCTACTGTTTGCCGCTGGGCTGGAATTATGACACCCAGCATTGGCGTTCAAGCCCGTGGCCGCTTCGCCGTGATACGCTAACACTGATTCCGGGTGACTCTCCTGTCGGGCTGCGCTTACCGTTGAATTCGTTACCCCTGATGACCGATGAAGAGCTGCATCGGGAGCATGCACGTGATCCGTTTGCCCCCGTTGAGGCATTACCGGATGCTGGTGTGAGTGCGGCGCTTGCCAGTGCAGATGGGTCTGAATCTGAGCCGGTCGATAAAGCCACCACACCTGTGGAAGTGGTGCGCACGACGTTGTGTATTGAACCGCGGAACGGTTGCCTCTATCTGTTTTTGCCGCCGCTGGAGCATCTGGAACACTACATTGCCCTGATTGAGCTGATCGAAGATACCGCAGCAGAGTTTGACTTGCCGGTGGTGATAGAAGGCTATGAAGCGCCCAAAGATGAACGGATCCGATGTTTTAAAGTGACCCCTGATCCCGGTGTTATCGAAGTGAATATTCACCCTTCGGATAACTGGCGTGACCTGTCAGATAATACCCAGATGCTCTATGAAGAGGCACGTTTGTCACGGCTTGGGGCTGAGAAGTTTATGCTTGATGGTCGCCATACCGGCACCGGTGGCGGTAACCATATCACGCTGGGCGCGGCAACCGCTGCCGACAGTCCATTCCTGCGCCGTCCTGACCTGTTGCGCAGCTTTGTAACCTACTGGCAGCACCATCCAGGGCTGTCCTATCTGTTCTCCGGTATGTTTATTGGCCCTACCAGTCAGGCGCCCCGGGTCGATGAGGGTCGGGAAGAGATGCTCTACGAGCTGGAAACCGCCTTCGATCTGATGCCTGAAGGCATCGTTGATCAGCCCTGGCTGATTGACCGGCTGATGCGTAACCTGCTGGTGGATATTACCGGTAATACCCATCGTTCAGAGTTCTGTATCGATAAGCTTTATTCTCCGGGTCTGTCATCGGGACGTCAGGGGCTGCTCGAATTTCGCGGCTTTGAGATGCCACCGCATCCGCAGATGGCGTTGGTGCAGGCGCTGCTGATTCGCTGCCTGATGGCGCGTTTCTGGCAAGACCCCTATAAGAAACCGCTGGTGCGCTGGGGTACGGATCTGCACGACCGGTTTATGATGCCGCATTATGTCTGGGCAGATATCCGCGAGGTTGTTAAGGATCTGCAGGAGCATGGTATACCGTTCCAGCAGGAGTGGCTGGCACCCTTTGAGGAGTTTCGCTTCCCCCACTATGGCAGCGTCAATATTGATGATGTGCGGATTGAGTTGCGCTGGGCGATCGAACCCTGGCATGTGCTGGGAGAAGAAGTGGGTAGTTTTGGTACCGCGCGCTTTGTTGACTCATCGGTTGAGCGTTTGCAGATCAGAGTGGAGGGCCTGACCCCGGATCGCTATGTGCTGGCCTGTAATGGTCGTCGTATACCGCTGCGTTCTACCGGTCGTCAGGGCGAGTTTGTTGCCGCTGTGCGCTACAAAGCCTGGGCTCCGCAGTCGGCACTGCATCCCACTATCGGGGTTCATTCGCCGCTGATATTCGATCTGATCGATACCTGGAATGGACAAACCATCGGCGGGTGTAGCTACCATGTGGTGCATCCGGGTGGCCGCAGTTATGAAACGTTCCCGATTAACGCGTTCGAAGCCGAGTCCCGGCGTATCAATCGCTTTGGTGACACTGAGCATACGCCGACGCCACCGGCCACCACCCATATGCCGGAATTTTCCGGGATCCGCGAGTTTTTTGCCAATAATGCGCCACCACGGGCGATGGCGCCACCTGCGGAAATGCCGACCAATGAGTATCCGCATACTCTGGATCTGCGCAGGCAGATGGAAACGTAG
- a CDS encoding DUF882 domain-containing protein, which produces MRKIALLSAGAALSPNALARNTIPESGSIMPLSDMSLSFNNLHTGEKLNATFFCNGKFIPDSMEAICHLLRDHRNDKVGDMSPELMVLLHDLQQKLGVDKPVEVISGYRSPETNAMLSQRSGQVAKKSLHMQGQAIDIRIPGVHLMDLHRAARQMNRGGVGLYTRSKFVHLDTGRPRFWGS; this is translated from the coding sequence TTGCGCAAAATCGCACTGTTATCTGCGGGTGCAGCTCTTTCTCCAAATGCTTTAGCCAGGAATACGATACCGGAATCGGGCAGCATCATGCCGCTCTCCGATATGTCCTTGTCGTTTAATAACCTGCATACCGGGGAAAAGCTGAACGCTACTTTCTTCTGTAATGGTAAGTTTATCCCCGACAGTATGGAGGCTATCTGCCACCTGTTGAGAGATCATCGTAATGATAAAGTCGGTGATATGTCACCTGAACTGATGGTCTTACTGCATGACCTGCAGCAGAAGCTGGGGGTTGATAAGCCCGTTGAAGTGATTTCTGGTTACCGCTCACCGGAGACGAATGCAATGTTGAGCCAGCGTAGCGGTCAGGTCGCGAAAAAAAGTCTGCACATGCAGGGTCAGGCGATCGATATTCGTATACCGGGAGTTCACCTGATGGACCTGCACCGGGCTGCCCGGCAGATGAACCGCGGTGGTGTAGGACTCTATACCCGCAGTAAATTTGTCCATCTGGATACCGGCAGACCCCGTTTTTGGGGGAGCTGA
- a CDS encoding L,D-transpeptidase family protein has translation MGGISRLVCFCAYLSFCVGTAASAVEHPAIYSALLHQNQPAPESHFKSLDSAINYYHELNRHGPWPRLEKGPLLRQGDRHPQVVILRQQLMLLGDYGRLTLVTRDEQYFDQALDEALKRFQSRHGAITDGILGPESRRFLNITPAERIDQLTLNQYRIRQFSEHAGGRYIQVNIPEFRLRLVDQGDVVLQMKTIVGRQKRKTPVFTTAIKGLIMNPSWTVPKSIGWKDIIPAWQADPDYLSRKHLNVAQGRGAQRVLLPSNEVDPQSMYRGGEDRYFWEAPGEGNTLGRLKFMSHSPYAVYLHDTSAHSLFNKERRDLSSGCIRVERAEELAQYLLQLDSPGKLPLLQQGLMTEETQAIYLRHPLPVHMTYWTAWLDAQGMLNFRHDIYRRDDWERDQLVSTAQAGGSISWRID, from the coding sequence ATGGGAGGTATCAGCCGGCTCGTATGTTTCTGTGCATACCTCAGTTTTTGTGTCGGTACTGCTGCGTCTGCAGTGGAGCACCCGGCTATTTATTCGGCATTGCTGCATCAGAATCAACCAGCGCCTGAAAGCCATTTTAAGAGTCTGGATAGTGCAATTAACTACTACCATGAATTGAATCGTCATGGGCCCTGGCCGCGTCTTGAAAAAGGCCCCTTATTGCGTCAGGGAGATCGTCACCCTCAGGTTGTTATTCTGCGTCAGCAATTAATGTTACTGGGCGATTATGGGCGACTGACGCTGGTAACCCGCGATGAGCAGTACTTCGATCAGGCGCTGGATGAGGCGTTGAAGCGGTTCCAGTCTCGTCATGGCGCAATAACGGATGGTATTCTGGGGCCTGAAAGTCGCCGCTTTCTGAATATAACACCGGCCGAACGAATTGATCAGTTAACGCTGAATCAGTATCGCATCAGGCAGTTCAGTGAACATGCCGGCGGACGCTATATCCAGGTTAATATACCGGAGTTCCGTCTGCGCCTGGTCGATCAGGGTGATGTTGTACTACAGATGAAAACCATTGTTGGCCGTCAGAAACGCAAGACCCCGGTATTCACAACAGCGATCAAAGGGCTGATTATGAATCCTTCCTGGACGGTGCCTAAAAGTATCGGCTGGAAAGATATTATTCCCGCATGGCAGGCTGATCCGGACTATCTGAGTCGAAAACACCTTAATGTGGCTCAGGGCCGCGGCGCGCAACGGGTCTTATTACCCAGTAACGAAGTAGACCCTCAGTCGATGTATCGGGGCGGCGAAGACCGTTATTTCTGGGAGGCCCCCGGAGAGGGAAATACTCTGGGAAGGCTCAAGTTTATGTCTCACAGTCCCTATGCGGTTTATCTTCATGATACATCGGCCCATAGTCTGTTTAATAAGGAACGTCGCGACCTGAGTTCGGGGTGTATCAGGGTTGAACGGGCTGAAGAACTCGCTCAATATCTATTGCAGCTGGATAGCCCGGGAAAGCTACCGTTGCTGCAACAAGGGCTGATGACAGAAGAAACCCAGGCAATATATCTTCGTCATCCACTGCCGGTGCATATGACCTACTGGACCGCATGGCTAGACGCTCAGGGAATGCTGAATTTTCGCCACGATATTTACCGTCGGGATGATTGGGAGCGTGATCAGCTTGTCTCAACCGCTCAGGCGGGGGGTTCAATATCGTGGCGTATTGATTAA
- a CDS encoding EAL domain-containing protein codes for MSKRPILSVTGRLHRLFVTSVAVVLLITGLVVMSVEFYNHRRHLVDRAHVFSGLTSPQLAHVVMTESPMLATLLLESYFSEPNLLGIYVYRNDGSELVKLTKPGLVQSLPTPSLRLRAQLESAYKIDFELLEYSVPLRVEGELVGQLYLQYGLAAVKRQMLIYLLFGTALYCFSLLGVSLLSKRIQRGISEPVDKIIDAMEQVTLHQNFALKIPEDDKSGELHALISGFNRMLGQINRNAKELKSHQATIEQHVYFDPLTGLANRRLLMQSMEHEVIRAKRSEQIGALLYMDLDHFKAINDSLGHSVGDAVLNSVSARIRKAIREADTPARLGGDEFVVLLPDLGTSESTASHNALSVAEKVRQSISSVHQIDGRALQVTPSIGIALFDGENDEFENLIMQADLAMYRAKEEGRNRVQFFLEQMQHSADHRQQVEASLRQAIDKNMLYICYQPLVRGSGKIVGAEALVRWSDGEKGPVNPAAFIPIAEMTDLICCLGQWVLAEVCKQMAAWEAQGKKLVVSVNISPREFQQNDFVEQVQEIVLSSGVRAEYLVFELTEGVLFNNIEAVRLKMERLSRLGIRFALDDFGTGYSSLQYLKQLPLSTLKIDQSFVQDITTDSNDAAIVSTIIAMARTLGIDVVAEGVEKKEQLEFLEHWGCQLFQGFYFSRAVKARRMASLIPPAGKEQLREAQIISFDQHRFSDVNCDYN; via the coding sequence GTGAGTAAGCGTCCGATATTGTCTGTTACCGGCAGACTGCACCGTTTATTTGTGACTTCGGTTGCCGTGGTCCTGCTGATTACGGGGCTGGTGGTAATGAGTGTCGAGTTTTATAACCATCGCCGTCATTTGGTTGACAGAGCCCATGTTTTTTCAGGGCTGACCTCTCCCCAGCTTGCTCATGTCGTCATGACAGAGTCTCCGATGCTGGCGACCCTGTTGCTGGAAAGTTATTTCTCTGAACCCAATCTGCTGGGGATATATGTTTATCGGAATGATGGTTCTGAGCTGGTTAAACTGACTAAGCCGGGACTGGTCCAATCGCTGCCCACACCCTCCCTGCGACTTCGGGCTCAGCTTGAAAGCGCCTATAAAATCGATTTTGAACTACTCGAATACAGCGTTCCCTTAAGAGTGGAAGGTGAGCTGGTGGGGCAGCTCTATCTGCAATATGGGCTGGCTGCAGTCAAAAGGCAGATGCTTATCTATCTGCTGTTTGGTACCGCGCTGTATTGCTTCTCTCTGTTGGGGGTTTCTCTGCTCTCCAAGCGAATACAGCGTGGGATTTCGGAGCCTGTGGATAAAATTATAGATGCAATGGAGCAGGTTACCTTACATCAGAATTTCGCCCTGAAAATCCCTGAAGACGATAAGTCGGGTGAACTTCATGCCCTGATAAGTGGTTTTAACCGTATGCTGGGGCAGATAAACCGCAACGCAAAGGAGTTAAAGTCTCACCAGGCAACGATTGAGCAGCACGTGTACTTTGATCCACTGACCGGACTGGCGAATCGCCGGCTGTTAATGCAGAGCATGGAGCATGAGGTGATACGGGCAAAGCGGTCTGAACAGATCGGTGCACTGTTATATATGGATCTGGACCATTTTAAAGCGATCAATGATTCACTGGGACATAGTGTCGGTGATGCCGTGCTGAACAGTGTGTCGGCGCGTATACGCAAAGCGATAAGGGAGGCAGACACGCCAGCCAGGCTGGGGGGGGATGAATTTGTTGTATTACTACCTGACCTGGGAACCAGCGAGTCCACTGCCAGCCATAATGCCCTGAGTGTCGCGGAAAAGGTTCGGCAGTCTATCTCTTCGGTTCATCAGATTGACGGACGGGCATTACAGGTGACCCCCAGCATCGGTATCGCCCTGTTTGATGGAGAGAATGACGAGTTTGAAAACCTGATTATGCAGGCTGATCTGGCGATGTATCGGGCTAAAGAGGAGGGGCGCAACCGGGTACAGTTTTTTCTCGAGCAGATGCAGCATAGTGCCGATCATCGTCAACAGGTTGAGGCAAGCCTTCGACAAGCGATTGATAAAAACATGCTGTATATCTGTTATCAGCCATTGGTTCGGGGGAGTGGAAAAATTGTCGGTGCCGAAGCGCTGGTTCGCTGGTCAGATGGCGAGAAGGGGCCGGTTAACCCCGCGGCATTTATTCCGATTGCCGAGATGACGGACCTGATCTGCTGCTTAGGTCAGTGGGTGCTTGCTGAGGTCTGCAAGCAGATGGCTGCCTGGGAGGCGCAGGGAAAGAAACTGGTGGTGTCGGTGAACATCAGTCCGCGGGAGTTCCAGCAGAATGATTTCGTCGAGCAGGTTCAGGAGATTGTACTCAGCAGCGGTGTCAGGGCTGAGTATCTGGTATTTGAGCTGACAGAGGGCGTCCTGTTCAACAATATTGAAGCGGTGCGCTTAAAAATGGAGCGGCTTTCCCGACTGGGTATCCGTTTTGCACTCGATGACTTCGGTACCGGATATTCTTCGTTACAGTATCTGAAACAGCTGCCGCTGAGTACCCTGAAAATTGATCAGTCGTTCGTGCAGGATATAACGACCGACAGCAATGATGCGGCGATTGTGTCAACGATTATAGCGATGGCCCGTACCCTGGGTATTGATGTGGTTGCTGAAGGGGTTGAAAAGAAGGAACAGCTGGAATTTCTGGAACATTGGGGCTGTCAGCTGTTTCAGGGGTTTTATTTCAGCCGGGCGGTGAAGGCCAGGCGGATGGCCAGCCTGATACCTCCTGCAGGAAAGGAGCAGTTGCGGGAAGCGCAGATTATCTCTTTCGACCAGCATCGGTTCAGTGATGTGAACTGTGACTATAATTAA
- a CDS encoding cytochrome c5 family protein, translating to MSKFAAKAISALFAVALGFLATSAIANTDNAAIAERLQKVGSVCVEGDDCGGAAAPAAAAGARSGSDVYTASCAACHASGVLDAPKFGTSDWADRGAKGMDTLLNSALNGFNAMPPRGTCGTCSDEEIKAAVEYMVDSAK from the coding sequence GTGAGTAAATTTGCTGCCAAAGCTATTTCTGCCCTGTTTGCTGTAGCACTGGGTTTTCTGGCCACCTCGGCTATAGCCAACACTGATAACGCTGCTATTGCAGAGCGTCTTCAAAAAGTGGGTTCTGTCTGCGTAGAAGGCGATGACTGTGGTGGTGCAGCTGCCCCTGCTGCCGCTGCCGGTGCACGTTCCGGGTCAGATGTTTACACTGCCAGCTGCGCCGCATGCCACGCCTCCGGCGTACTGGATGCGCCAAAGTTTGGCACCAGTGACTGGGCTGACCGCGGTGCTAAAGGCATGGATACATTGCTGAACAGCGCCCTGAACGGTTTCAACGCTATGCCACCACGCGGCACCTGCGGCACCTGTTCTGACGAAGAGATAAAAGCCGCCGTTGAGTATATGGTCGACAGTGCCAAGTAA